In Porphyromonas cangingivalis, a genomic segment contains:
- a CDS encoding tetratricopeptide repeat protein gives MSKDPKQQENLTPEQEVGVIVSKSEKFIDDNKKNITVAVLAVIILVGAFFAYKHLYAQPKEDKAKEAMFRAEHYFGVDSFALALNGDGAKTTGFLEIIKKYGSTEAGNLAQAYAGISYFKLGEYDKALEHLKKFSADDEMLAPTVVGLIGDCLVEKGNVQEAVSYFEKAAAKADNSVISPVYLKKAGLAYESLGQNDKAMTCYKTIKDKYYDSEEAGLIDKYIERLNLK, from the coding sequence ATGAGTAAAGATCCTAAACAACAAGAAAATCTCACACCTGAACAAGAAGTCGGTGTGATCGTTTCGAAATCTGAGAAGTTCATCGACGACAACAAGAAGAACATCACAGTCGCAGTCCTCGCTGTTATCATCCTTGTTGGTGCTTTTTTTGCGTACAAGCATCTCTATGCCCAACCTAAGGAAGATAAGGCAAAGGAAGCAATGTTCAGAGCTGAACACTACTTCGGGGTAGACTCTTTTGCTCTCGCTCTCAATGGCGATGGAGCCAAGACTACGGGTTTCCTTGAGATCATCAAGAAGTATGGATCGACAGAAGCAGGCAATCTGGCTCAGGCTTATGCCGGTATCTCATACTTCAAACTTGGAGAGTATGACAAGGCTTTGGAGCACCTCAAGAAGTTCTCTGCGGACGATGAAATGTTGGCTCCTACAGTCGTGGGGCTCATCGGTGATTGTCTTGTCGAAAAGGGTAATGTACAGGAGGCTGTCTCTTACTTTGAGAAGGCAGCGGCTAAGGCTGACAACTCTGTGATCTCTCCCGTCTATCTCAAGAAGGCCGGTCTGGCTTATGAATCCCTTGGGCAAAATGACAAAGCAATGACTTGCTACAAGACCATCAAGGATAAGTACTACGATTCGGAAGAAGCCGGTCTGATCGACAAGTATATCGAAAGGCTCAACTTGAAGTAA